In Pseudomonas fakonensis, one DNA window encodes the following:
- a CDS encoding NAD-dependent epimerase/dehydratase family protein yields MKILVTGGTGFIGRHLVWHLAAQGCQVLFSGRNATAAAEVIAHSPAPVQWLALAHGSAQAAERLAEASQGCAAIVHCAALSSPWGAPQAFRQANLDATAEVIHACKANAVPRLVHLSTPSLYFDFTDRLGIREDQPLPAPVNEYARTKAQAETLLAEAQLPKCVILRPRAVFGPWDQTLMPRLLRVMRRGAIPLMRGGQAQLDLTCVENLVHAVWLALTRPLPRPLCVYNLSNATPMAFADLLQQLATQLHLPLRTRRLPWRLVHGVAHLLELKARLGNGAEPLITRYGAGVLAFSQTLDTRAICRELGYAPVISQAEGIARYAQWWLARQETPDEP; encoded by the coding sequence AAGATCCTGGTCACCGGCGGTACCGGGTTCATCGGCCGGCATCTGGTCTGGCACCTGGCAGCACAGGGCTGCCAGGTGCTGTTCAGCGGGCGCAACGCCACGGCTGCCGCCGAGGTCATTGCGCATAGCCCGGCACCTGTACAGTGGCTGGCCCTGGCGCATGGCAGCGCGCAGGCCGCCGAGCGCCTTGCCGAAGCCAGCCAGGGCTGTGCGGCCATCGTGCATTGCGCAGCGCTGTCGTCGCCCTGGGGCGCGCCGCAGGCGTTCCGCCAGGCCAACCTCGACGCCACCGCCGAGGTGATTCACGCCTGCAAGGCCAATGCCGTGCCCCGGCTGGTGCACTTGTCGACGCCCAGCCTGTACTTCGACTTCACCGACCGCCTAGGCATCCGCGAAGACCAGCCGCTGCCCGCCCCGGTCAATGAATACGCGCGCACCAAGGCCCAGGCCGAAACGCTGCTGGCCGAGGCGCAACTGCCCAAATGCGTGATCCTGCGCCCCCGCGCAGTCTTTGGCCCGTGGGACCAGACCCTGATGCCGCGCCTGCTGCGGGTAATGCGCCGTGGCGCGATACCGCTGATGCGCGGCGGCCAGGCGCAACTGGACCTGACCTGCGTGGAAAACCTGGTGCACGCAGTATGGCTGGCGCTGACCCGCCCGCTGCCGCGCCCTCTGTGCGTGTACAACCTGAGCAACGCCACGCCCATGGCCTTCGCCGACCTGCTGCAGCAACTGGCCACGCAGTTGCACTTGCCGCTGCGCACCCGCCGACTGCCCTGGCGCCTGGTGCATGGCGTGGCGCACCTGCTGGAGCTCAAGGCCCGCCTGGGCAACGGCGCAGAACCCCTGATCACCCGCTACGGCGCCGGGGTGCTGGCCTTCAGCCAAACCCTGGACACCCGCGCCATCTGCCGCGAGCTGGGTTATGCCCCGGTCATCAGCCAGGCCGAAGGCATTGCCCGATATGCACAGTGGTGGCTGGCCCGCCAGGAGACACCCGATGAGCCGTAG
- a CDS encoding F390 synthetase-related protein codes for MNSERLIGTLRSIGAFLFSRYALRFSSRQRLEAWQARRLAHFMAQVLPRGQRFKSAQPAHLQRLPFMDKQTLMGDFAGFNTRGLSLEQVLPIALKAEHSRDFSPTLGDITVGLSSGTSGAQGVFLVSSEERQRWAGILLARTLPRALLPRLVCPWLAPLRIAFYLRANSRLYTTLASRRIDFAFHDLTLGLAASLESLERQRPDVLVAPATVLRGLAEAALAGQLSIRPLHILSVAEVLESTDAERVQAAFGRRPQQIYQASEGFLGYTCKAGTLHLNESHLHIEPQWLDAGRTRFQPIITDFSRRTQLIVRYRLNDILRVAETPCPCGSAERAIAAVEGRADEVLWLPRLHCQELAPLYPDVLRRALLLLGPTLEEYQVRQQGLHWQVDLRTRDAPENLARRVSAALNELCHELQLQAPRLSFGRWQAPPPQSKRRRLLMLQLPEGMPCVY; via the coding sequence GTGAACAGTGAGCGTTTGATCGGCACCCTGCGCAGCATCGGCGCGTTCTTGTTCAGCCGCTATGCCCTGCGCTTTAGCAGCCGGCAGCGGCTGGAGGCCTGGCAGGCCCGGCGCCTGGCGCACTTCATGGCGCAGGTGCTGCCCCGTGGCCAGCGCTTCAAAAGTGCACAGCCTGCGCACTTGCAGCGCTTGCCGTTTATGGACAAGCAGACGCTGATGGGTGACTTCGCCGGGTTCAACACCCGCGGGCTGAGCCTTGAGCAGGTATTGCCGATTGCCCTCAAGGCAGAACACTCGCGGGATTTCAGCCCGACCTTGGGCGATATCACCGTGGGGTTGTCCAGCGGCACCTCGGGCGCGCAAGGGGTGTTTCTGGTCAGCAGCGAAGAACGCCAGCGCTGGGCCGGCATCCTATTGGCCCGCACCCTGCCCCGGGCCTTGCTGCCAAGGCTGGTGTGCCCATGGCTGGCGCCGCTGCGCATCGCCTTTTATCTGCGCGCCAACAGCCGCCTGTACACCACCCTGGCCAGCCGGCGCATCGACTTCGCCTTCCACGACCTCACACTAGGCCTGGCGGCATCACTCGAAAGCCTTGAACGGCAACGCCCGGACGTGCTGGTGGCACCGGCCACCGTGTTGCGCGGGCTGGCCGAGGCCGCGCTGGCGGGGCAACTGAGCATTCGCCCGCTGCACATCCTGTCGGTGGCCGAGGTGCTGGAAAGTACCGACGCCGAACGGGTGCAAGCGGCTTTCGGGCGCCGGCCGCAGCAGATCTACCAGGCCAGCGAGGGCTTTCTCGGCTACACCTGCAAGGCTGGCACCCTGCACCTGAACGAAAGCCACCTGCATATCGAGCCGCAGTGGCTGGATGCCGGGCGCACGCGCTTTCAGCCGATCATCACCGACTTTTCCCGGCGCACCCAGTTGATCGTGCGCTACCGCCTCAATGACATTCTGCGGGTGGCCGAAACACCCTGCCCCTGTGGCAGCGCCGAGCGGGCGATAGCAGCAGTCGAGGGGCGCGCCGACGAGGTGCTGTGGTTGCCGCGCCTGCACTGCCAGGAACTGGCGCCGCTGTACCCCGACGTGCTGCGCCGCGCCCTGTTGCTGCTGGGGCCGACGCTCGAGGAGTACCAGGTGCGCCAGCAAGGCCTGCACTGGCAGGTCGACCTGCGCACCCGCGACGCCCCCGAAAACCTGGCCCGGCGTGTGAGCGCTGCGCTGAACGAACTGTGCCATGAGCTGCAACTGCAGGCGCCACGCCTGAGTTTTGGCCGCTGGCAGGCGCCGCCGCCGCAAAGCAAACGCCGCCGCCTGCTGATGCTGCAACTGCCCGAAGGAATGCCATGCGTGTATTGA
- a CDS encoding MBL fold metallo-hydrolase, which yields MSRSVQLHILRAGWCRHLECMADRGGRLATVEFPALCGLVRHPEHGWILYDTGYAEHFFHATRQLPERLYRSAVPVQLPAAEQLTAQLHSLGIRPADIRYVIISHFHADHIAGLRTFSQARFIALQADCQHLEQLRTQRWRATLGGHLPALLPDDFTARLQLADASPRCDLPRWMAPFEHGLDLFGDASLIGVPLPGHSAGQLGLFIPDAQGRPAFLVADACWSAPACRAGRLPAAAALWFASADRRQYQQTFAGVGELLRREPAVAVLPSHCTQAWEAFSREQ from the coding sequence ATGAGCCGTAGCGTGCAACTGCACATTTTACGTGCCGGTTGGTGCCGGCACCTGGAGTGCATGGCCGACCGTGGCGGGCGCCTGGCAACGGTAGAGTTCCCGGCCCTGTGCGGGCTAGTCCGCCACCCCGAGCATGGCTGGATCCTCTACGACACCGGCTATGCCGAGCACTTTTTCCACGCCACCCGCCAGCTACCCGAGCGCCTGTACCGCAGCGCCGTACCGGTGCAGTTGCCGGCTGCCGAGCAACTGACAGCGCAGTTGCACAGCTTGGGCATCCGCCCGGCGGATATCCGCTATGTGATCATTTCGCACTTTCATGCCGACCACATCGCCGGCCTGCGCACCTTCAGCCAGGCGCGCTTCATTGCCCTGCAGGCCGACTGCCAACACCTCGAGCAACTGCGTACCCAGCGCTGGCGGGCGACCCTGGGCGGGCATCTGCCGGCCTTGCTGCCGGACGATTTCACCGCGCGCCTGCAACTGGCCGACGCCAGCCCGCGCTGCGACCTGCCGCGCTGGATGGCACCGTTCGAGCACGGCCTGGACCTGTTCGGCGATGCCAGCCTGATCGGCGTGCCGCTGCCGGGGCACAGCGCCGGCCAGTTGGGGCTGTTCATCCCCGATGCCCAGGGCCGGCCGGCGTTTCTGGTGGCCGATGCCTGCTGGTCGGCGCCAGCCTGCCGCGCCGGGCGCCTGCCGGCGGCAGCGGCGCTGTGGTTTGCTAGCGCCGATCGCCGCCAGTATCAACAGACCTTTGCTGGAGTCGGCGAACTGCTGCGCCGGGAGCCCGCCGTTGCGGTGCTGCCTTCCCATTGCACCCAGGCCTGGGAGGCGTTCAGTCGTGAACAGTGA